A section of the Pseudomonas fluorescens genome encodes:
- a CDS encoding glycine zipper 2TM domain-containing protein, translating to MNKSLLVGAVLGAVGVTAGGAVATYSLVKSGPEYAQVLAVQPVKTQIKTPREVCKDVTVTRQRPVQDQHQIAGTVVGALAGGLLGNQIGGGTGKKIATVAGAVGGGYAGNKVQEGMQNRDTYTTTQTRCNTVNDISDKVVGYDVRYNLDGKEGSVRMERDPGSQIPVDKEGRLILGQNQQ from the coding sequence GTGAACAAGTCGTTACTGGTTGGTGCGGTATTGGGTGCTGTCGGTGTGACTGCCGGGGGTGCTGTTGCCACCTACAGCCTGGTAAAAAGCGGCCCTGAGTATGCGCAAGTGCTGGCGGTGCAGCCGGTCAAGACCCAGATCAAAACCCCTCGTGAGGTCTGCAAGGACGTCACCGTGACCCGGCAGCGTCCGGTGCAGGATCAGCATCAAATCGCCGGTACCGTGGTCGGCGCCCTGGCAGGTGGCCTGCTGGGTAACCAGATCGGTGGTGGCACTGGCAAGAAGATTGCCACCGTAGCCGGTGCAGTGGGTGGCGGTTATGCCGGTAACAAGGTTCAGGAAGGTATGCAGAACCGTGATACCTACACCACTACGCAAACTCGTTGTAACACCGTCAACGACATCAGCGACAAAGTGGTCGGGTATGACGTGCGTTACAACCTGGATGGCAAGGAAGGATCGGTGCGCATGGAGCGTGATCCGGGTAGCCAGATTCCAGTCGACAAAGAAGGTCGTCTGATTCTCGGCCAGAACCAGCAGTAA
- the suhB gene encoding inositol-phosphate phosphatase, producing MQPMLNIALRAARSASELIFRSIERLDTIKVDEKDAKDYVSEVDRAAEQKIIDALRKAYPTHGILGEETGLHKGSGEGEDYLWIIDPLDGTTNFLRGIPHFAVSIACKYRGRLEHAVVLDPVRQEEFTASRGRGAQLNGRRLRVSGRTSLDGALLGTGFPFRDDQMDNLENYLGMFRTLVGQTAGIRRAGAASLDLAYVAAGRFDAFWESGLSEWDMAAGALLIQEAGGLVSDFTGGHDFLEKGHVVAGNTKCFKAVLTAIQPHLPASLKR from the coding sequence ATGCAGCCCATGCTGAATATCGCGCTGCGCGCCGCCCGCAGCGCCAGTGAATTGATCTTCCGCTCCATCGAGCGCCTGGATACCATCAAGGTCGACGAAAAAGACGCCAAGGATTATGTATCCGAGGTGGATCGCGCCGCCGAACAGAAAATCATCGACGCCCTGCGCAAGGCCTACCCTACCCACGGCATCCTCGGTGAAGAAACCGGCCTGCACAAAGGTAGCGGCGAAGGCGAAGACTACCTGTGGATCATCGACCCACTGGATGGCACCACCAATTTCCTGCGCGGCATCCCGCATTTTGCCGTGAGCATTGCCTGCAAATACCGTGGCCGCCTGGAACACGCCGTGGTCCTGGACCCTGTCCGCCAGGAAGAATTCACCGCCAGTCGTGGCCGCGGTGCCCAGTTGAACGGTCGTCGCCTGCGTGTCAGCGGTCGCACCAGCCTGGACGGCGCCCTGCTCGGCACCGGCTTCCCGTTCCGTGACGACCAGATGGATAACCTGGAAAACTACCTGGGCATGTTCCGCACCCTGGTTGGCCAGACCGCCGGCATCCGCCGCGCCGGCGCAGCCAGCCTGGACCTGGCCTATGTTGCCGCCGGTCGTTTTGATGCATTTTGGGAGTCGGGCCTGTCCGAGTGGGACATGGCAGCAGGCGCACTGCTGATTCAAGAAGCCGGCGGCCTGGTGAGCGACTTCACCGGTGGTCACGACTTCCTGGAGAAGGGCCACGTGGTTGCAGGCAACACCAAATGCTTCAAGGCAGTGCTGACGGCGATCCAGCCGCACCTGCCAGCCTCGCTGAAGCGTTAA
- the trmJ gene encoding tRNA (cytosine(32)/uridine(32)-2'-O)-methyltransferase TrmJ, producing the protein MLQNIRVVLVNTSHPGNIGGVARAMKNMGLTRLVLVEPRVFPHHEADARASGANDILAKAQVVATLEDALVGCNLVLGTSARDRRIPWPLLDPRECGAKVVEEAAGGAEIALVFGREDSGLTNDELQRCHYHVHIPSDPEFSSLNLGAAVQVLSYEVRMAWLAARGQPSKMEKDEVASTKSGELATMDELERFYEHLEQTLVAIEFLDPEKPRHLMARLRRLYGRSSVSRAEMNILRGILTETQKAARGELLKRKD; encoded by the coding sequence TTGCTGCAAAACATTCGTGTCGTCCTCGTCAATACCAGTCATCCCGGCAATATCGGCGGGGTGGCGCGAGCCATGAAGAACATGGGGCTGACGCGCCTGGTGCTGGTGGAGCCGCGTGTGTTCCCGCACCACGAAGCCGACGCTCGTGCCTCTGGCGCCAATGACATCCTGGCAAAAGCCCAGGTTGTCGCCACCCTGGAAGACGCTCTGGTGGGTTGCAACCTGGTGCTCGGCACCAGCGCCCGCGACCGGCGCATCCCCTGGCCGCTGCTTGATCCTCGCGAATGCGGGGCCAAAGTGGTCGAGGAGGCGGCTGGCGGCGCAGAGATCGCCCTGGTATTTGGCCGTGAGGACTCAGGGCTGACCAATGATGAGCTGCAGCGATGTCATTACCACGTGCACATTCCATCAGACCCTGAATTCAGCTCGCTGAACCTCGGTGCAGCGGTGCAGGTGTTGAGTTATGAGGTGCGCATGGCCTGGCTGGCAGCACGGGGCCAGCCAAGCAAAATGGAGAAGGACGAGGTCGCATCGACCAAAAGTGGCGAGTTGGCCACTATGGACGAGCTCGAGCGATTCTATGAGCACCTGGAGCAGACCCTGGTAGCCATTGAGTTTCTCGATCCGGAAAAACCACGGCACTTGATGGCGCGCCTGCGCCGGCTTTACGGGCGCAGCTCGGTCAGCCGGGCGGAGATGAATATATTGCGTGGCATCCTCACGGAAACCCAGAAAGCGGCCCGTGGCGAGCTTCTTAAGCGGAAGGATTAA
- the cysE gene encoding serine O-acetyltransferase → MFERLREDIQSVFHRDPAARNAFEVLTCYPGMHAIWIHRLSGALWGMGWKWLARLVSNFGRWLTGIEIHPGAKVGRRFFIDHGMGIVIGETAEIGDDVTLYQGVTLGGTTWNKGKRHPTLENGVVVGAGAKVLGPFTVGAGAKVGSNAVVTKAVPPGATVVGIPGRIIVKPEVGDEQEAKRKAMAEKIGFDAYGVSEDMPDPVARAIGQLLDHLQAVDGKLDGMCGALKDLGSPYCAKDLPELREEDFAEIKAETNQQAS, encoded by the coding sequence ATGTTCGAGCGTTTGCGAGAGGATATCCAAAGTGTTTTCCACCGTGACCCGGCGGCGCGCAACGCCTTTGAGGTGCTGACCTGCTACCCGGGCATGCACGCAATCTGGATCCATCGCCTTTCCGGCGCCTTGTGGGGCATGGGTTGGAAATGGCTGGCGCGGCTGGTATCGAACTTCGGGCGCTGGTTGACCGGGATCGAGATTCATCCAGGGGCCAAGGTGGGTCGTCGTTTCTTTATTGATCATGGCATGGGCATCGTTATTGGTGAGACAGCCGAGATTGGCGATGACGTAACCCTGTATCAGGGCGTGACGCTGGGCGGCACCACCTGGAACAAGGGCAAGCGCCACCCGACCCTGGAAAACGGTGTGGTCGTGGGGGCGGGTGCCAAGGTATTGGGCCCGTTTACCGTCGGCGCCGGCGCCAAGGTCGGTTCCAATGCCGTGGTTACCAAGGCGGTGCCGCCAGGCGCAACCGTGGTGGGGATTCCGGGGCGGATCATCGTCAAGCCGGAGGTGGGCGATGAGCAGGAAGCCAAGCGCAAGGCCATGGCCGAGAAAATCGGCTTTGATGCCTACGGCGTCAGTGAAGACATGCCGGACCCGGTGGCTCGCGCCATTGGCCAGTTGCTCGATCATCTGCAGGCGGTAGATGGCAAGCTGGATGGCATGTGCGGTGCGCTGAAGGATCTGGGTAGTCCCTATTGTGCGAAGGATCTGCCTGAATTGCGCGAAGAAGACTTTGCCGAGATCAAAGCTGAAACCAACCAGCAAGCCAGTTGA
- the iscR gene encoding Fe-S cluster assembly transcriptional regulator IscR: MRLTTKGRYAVTAMLDLALHAQNGPVSLADISERQGISLSYLEQLFAKLRRSNLVSSVRGPGGGYQLSRDMQGIQVAQVIDAVNESVDATKCQGLGDCHAGDTCLTHHLWCDLSLQIHEFLSGISLADLVTRREVQEVAQRQDQRRCNTKVPRLDKIEASAVE; the protein is encoded by the coding sequence ATGAGACTGACTACAAAAGGCCGTTACGCGGTGACCGCCATGCTCGACCTGGCCTTGCACGCGCAAAACGGGCCGGTGTCCCTGGCCGATATCTCTGAGCGCCAAGGCATTTCCCTGTCCTACCTTGAGCAGCTGTTCGCCAAGTTGCGCCGCAGCAACCTGGTTTCCAGTGTGCGTGGCCCGGGCGGCGGTTATCAATTGTCCCGCGATATGCAGGGCATCCAGGTTGCGCAGGTGATCGACGCGGTGAATGAATCCGTCGACGCCACCAAGTGCCAGGGCCTGGGTGACTGCCATGCCGGCGACACATGCCTGACACACCACTTGTGGTGTGACCTGAGCCTGCAGATCCATGAGTTTTTGAGTGGTATCAGCTTGGCCGATCTTGTGACTCGCCGTGAGGTGCAGGAAGTAGCCCAGCGTCAGGACCAGCGCCGATGCAACACCAAGGTGCCGCGTCTGGACAAGATTGAAGCGTCCGCCGTCGAGTGA
- a CDS encoding IscS subfamily cysteine desulfurase: MKLPIYLDYSATTPVDPRVAQKMSECLLVDGNFGNPASRSHVFGWKAEEAVENARRQVADLVNADPREIVWTSGATESDNLAIKGAAHFYATKGKHLITTKIEHKAVLDTMRQLEREGFEVTYLEPTTDGIVTPAMIEAAMREDTILVSVIHVNNEIGTINDIAAIGELTRSKGVLLHVDAAQSTGKVDIDLAKLKVDLMSFSAHKTYGPKGIGALYVSRKPRVRIEATMHGGGHERGMRSGTLATHQIVGMGEAFRVAKEDMAAENVRIKALSDRFYKQVENLEELYINGSMTARVPHNLNLSFNYVEGESLIMALKDLAVSSGSACTSASLEPSYVLRALGRNDELAHSSIRFTFGRFTTEEEVDYAAQKVCEAVTKLRTLSPLWDMFKDGVDISKIEWAAH; the protein is encoded by the coding sequence ATGAAATTGCCGATTTACCTTGATTACTCAGCGACCACCCCGGTTGATCCGCGTGTCGCGCAAAAGATGAGCGAGTGCCTGCTGGTTGACGGAAACTTTGGCAACCCGGCGTCCCGTTCCCACGTTTTCGGCTGGAAGGCCGAGGAAGCGGTGGAGAACGCTCGTCGCCAGGTCGCCGACCTGGTCAATGCCGACCCGCGTGAAATTGTCTGGACCTCCGGTGCCACCGAGTCCGACAACCTGGCAATCAAGGGCGCCGCGCATTTCTACGCGACCAAGGGCAAGCACCTGATCACCACCAAGATTGAGCACAAGGCTGTCCTCGACACCATGCGCCAACTGGAGCGTGAAGGTTTCGAGGTCACTTACCTTGAGCCCACCACCGACGGTATCGTCACCCCGGCGATGATCGAAGCCGCGATGCGCGAAGACACCATCCTGGTTTCCGTGATCCACGTGAACAACGAAATCGGCACCATCAACGACATCGCCGCCATTGGCGAGCTGACCCGCTCCAAGGGCGTGTTGCTGCATGTCGATGCCGCCCAGTCCACTGGCAAGGTCGATATCGACCTGGCCAAGCTGAAAGTCGACCTGATGTCGTTTTCGGCCCACAAGACCTACGGCCCTAAAGGTATCGGCGCGCTGTATGTGAGCCGCAAGCCTCGCGTGCGTATCGAAGCCACCATGCACGGCGGCGGTCACGAGCGCGGCATGCGTTCCGGTACCCTGGCGACCCACCAGATCGTCGGCATGGGCGAAGCCTTCCGTGTAGCCAAGGAAGACATGGCTGCCGAAAACGTGCGCATCAAGGCCCTCAGCGATCGTTTCTACAAGCAGGTCGAGAACCTTGAAGAGCTGTACATCAACGGCAGCATGACGGCTCGTGTACCGCACAACCTGAATTTGAGCTTCAACTACGTCGAAGGCGAGTCGCTGATCATGGCGCTCAAGGATCTGGCGGTTTCGTCCGGTTCGGCCTGCACCTCGGCCTCCCTTGAGCCGTCCTACGTTCTGCGCGCCCTGGGCCGCAACGACGAGTTGGCGCACAGCTCGATTCGCTTTACGTTCGGCCGTTTCACCACCGAAGAAGAAGTCGACTACGCAGCGCAGAAGGTCTGCGAGGCGGTCACCAAGCTGCGCACCCTGTCGCCGCTGTGGGACATGTTCAAAGACGGTGTCGATATCTCCAAGATCGAGTGGGCGGCACACTAA
- the iscU gene encoding Fe-S cluster assembly scaffold IscU yields MAYSEKVIDHYENPRNVGKMDAQDPDVGTGMVGAPACGDVMRLQIKVNEQGVIEDAKFKTYGCGSAIASSSLATEWMKGKTLDEAETIKNTQLAEELALPPVKIHCSVLAEDAIKAAVRDYKQKKGLI; encoded by the coding sequence ATGGCTTACAGCGAAAAGGTCATCGACCACTACGAAAACCCGCGCAACGTCGGCAAGATGGATGCGCAAGATCCTGATGTCGGCACCGGCATGGTCGGCGCTCCGGCGTGCGGCGACGTCATGCGCCTGCAGATCAAGGTCAACGAGCAGGGCGTCATCGAAGATGCCAAGTTCAAGACCTACGGCTGCGGTTCGGCCATCGCCTCCAGCTCCCTGGCGACCGAGTGGATGAAAGGCAAGACTCTGGATGAAGCAGAGACCATCAAGAACACTCAGTTGGCCGAAGAACTGGCCCTGCCGCCAGTGAAAATTCACTGCTCGGTACTCGCGGAAGATGCCATCAAGGCGGCCGTTCGCGACTACAAGCAGAAGAAAGGCTTGATCTAA
- the iscA gene encoding iron-sulfur cluster assembly protein IscA, with protein sequence MAISMTEAAARHVRRSLDGRGKGEGIRLGVRTTGCSGLAYVLEFVDEVVAEDQVFESHGEKVIIDPKSLTYLDGTELDFVKEGLNEGFKFNNPNVRGECGCGESFNI encoded by the coding sequence ATGGCTATCAGCATGACAGAAGCGGCTGCGCGGCATGTGCGACGCTCCCTGGATGGGCGCGGTAAAGGTGAGGGGATTCGTCTGGGTGTACGCACCACGGGCTGTTCCGGCCTTGCCTATGTGCTGGAGTTTGTCGACGAGGTGGTTGCGGAAGATCAGGTGTTCGAAAGTCACGGCGAGAAAGTGATTATCGACCCGAAAAGCCTGACTTACCTGGATGGCACCGAACTCGATTTCGTCAAGGAAGGGTTGAACGAAGGCTTTAAGTTCAACAACCCCAACGTGCGCGGTGAATGTGGCTGCGGCGAAAGCTTCAACATCTGA
- the hscB gene encoding co-chaperone HscB, producing the protein MGTPCHFALFELQPSFRLDLEQLATRYRELARGVHPDRFADASEREQRLALEQSASLNEAYQTLKSPPKRARYLLAMGGRELPLEVTVHDPDFLMQQMQWREELEDLQDEADLAGVAVFKRRLKVAQDELNESFAACWDDAAQREQAERLMRRMQFLDKLTYEVRQLEERLDD; encoded by the coding sequence GTGGGTACTCCTTGTCATTTCGCTTTATTCGAGCTGCAGCCGAGTTTTCGCCTGGACCTCGAACAGCTTGCCACGCGCTACCGTGAATTGGCGCGTGGGGTGCATCCGGATCGCTTTGCCGACGCCTCCGAGCGTGAGCAGCGCCTGGCGCTGGAGCAGTCAGCCAGCCTCAACGAAGCCTATCAGACGCTCAAAAGCCCCCCCAAGCGCGCGCGTTATCTGCTCGCCATGGGCGGTCGTGAGTTGCCGCTGGAAGTTACGGTCCACGACCCTGATTTCCTGATGCAGCAGATGCAATGGCGTGAAGAGCTCGAAGACCTGCAGGATGAGGCCGATCTGGCTGGCGTCGCGGTCTTCAAGCGGCGTCTGAAGGTGGCCCAGGATGAACTCAATGAAAGCTTCGCAGCCTGTTGGGATGATGCAGCGCAACGTGAGCAGGCTGAACGCCTGATGCGACGCATGCAGTTCCTCGACAAGCTCACCTACGAAGTGCGCCAGTTAGAAGAGCGCCTCGACGATTAA
- the hscA gene encoding Fe-S protein assembly chaperone HscA gives MALLQIAEPGQSPQPHQRRLAVGIDLGTTNSLVAALRSGLSEPLPDADGQVILPSAVRYHADRTEVGESAKLAASTDPLNTVLSVKRLMGRGLSDVKQLGDQLPYRFVGGESHMPFIDTVQGPKSPVEVSADILKVLRQRAEKTLGGELVGAVITVPAYFDDAQRQATKDAAKLAGLNVLRLLNEPTAAAVAYGLDQHAEGLVAIYDLGGGTFDISILRLTGGVFEVLATGGDSALGGDDFDHAIAGWIISSAGLSADLDPGAQRNLLQTACAAKEALTDAATVEVSYGTWSAQLTREAFDALIEPMVARSLKACRRAVRDSGIELEDVGAVVMVGGSTRVPRVREAVAEAFGRQPLTEIDPDQVVAIGAAIQADTLAGNKRDGGELLLLDVIPLSLGLETMGGLMEKVIPRNTTIPVARAQDFTTYKDGQTAMMIHVLQGERELISDCRSLARFELRGIPAMVAGAAKIRVTFQVDADGLLSVAARELGSGVEASIQVKPSYGLTDGEIAKMLKDSFQHAGDDKVARVLREQQVDAQRLLEAVQGALEADGERLLDADERLVIDLQMQELAELMKGTDGYALEQQTKRLSQVTDAFAARRMDQTVKAALAGRNLNEIEE, from the coding sequence ATGGCTCTACTGCAGATCGCCGAACCCGGCCAAAGTCCCCAACCGCACCAGCGTCGCCTGGCGGTCGGGATTGACCTGGGCACCACCAATTCCCTGGTTGCTGCCTTGCGCAGCGGCCTGTCCGAGCCGCTGCCCGACGCTGATGGCCAGGTGATTCTGCCGTCCGCCGTGCGCTATCACGCCGATCGCACCGAAGTCGGTGAGTCGGCCAAGCTGGCGGCGTCTACCGATCCTTTGAATACCGTGCTGTCGGTCAAGCGTTTGATGGGGCGTGGTCTGTCCGACGTCAAGCAATTGGGCGACCAGTTGCCGTACCGCTTTGTCGGCGGTGAATCCCACATGCCGTTCATCGACACCGTCCAGGGGCCGAAAAGCCCGGTGGAAGTGTCGGCGGATATTCTCAAGGTGCTGCGCCAGCGCGCGGAAAAAACCCTGGGTGGCGAACTGGTCGGTGCTGTGATCACCGTTCCGGCCTATTTCGATGACGCTCAACGCCAAGCCACCAAAGACGCGGCGAAACTCGCCGGCCTGAACGTGCTGCGCTTGCTCAACGAGCCCACTGCGGCGGCCGTGGCTTATGGCCTGGACCAGCACGCAGAAGGCCTGGTCGCTATTTACGACCTGGGCGGTGGCACCTTTGATATTTCGATCCTGCGCCTGACCGGCGGTGTCTTCGAAGTACTCGCCACCGGTGGCGACAGTGCCCTGGGCGGCGATGACTTCGACCACGCCATTGCGGGCTGGATCATCAGCAGCGCCGGCTTGTCCGCCGATCTGGATCCGGGGGCGCAGCGTAACCTGCTGCAAACCGCCTGCGCCGCCAAAGAAGCGCTGACGGATGCTGCAACCGTTGAAGTCTCCTACGGCACTTGGTCGGCCCAACTGACCCGTGAAGCCTTCGATGCGTTGATCGAGCCGATGGTTGCCCGCAGCCTGAAAGCCTGCCGCCGTGCCGTGCGTGATTCCGGTATCGAGCTGGAAGACGTCGGCGCCGTGGTCATGGTCGGTGGCTCCACCCGCGTGCCGCGCGTCCGTGAAGCCGTTGCTGAAGCCTTCGGTCGCCAGCCACTGACGGAAATCGACCCAGATCAAGTGGTCGCCATTGGCGCTGCGATCCAGGCCGATACCCTGGCCGGCAACAAGCGTGATGGTGGCGAACTGCTGCTGCTCGACGTGATTCCGCTGTCCCTGGGCTTGGAAACCATGGGCGGCCTGATGGAGAAGGTGATTCCGCGCAACACCACCATCCCCGTCGCCCGCGCCCAGGACTTCACCACGTATAAAGATGGCCAGACGGCCATGATGATCCATGTGCTGCAAGGCGAGCGCGAACTGATCAGCGACTGCCGCTCCCTGGCGCGTTTTGAATTGCGCGGCATTCCAGCGATGGTGGCGGGTGCAGCGAAAATTCGCGTGACCTTCCAGGTCGACGCCGACGGCCTGCTCAGCGTGGCTGCACGCGAGCTGGGCTCGGGCGTCGAGGCCAGCATCCAGGTCAAGCCGTCCTACGGCCTGACCGACGGCGAAATCGCCAAGATGCTCAAGGATTCTTTCCAGCATGCCGGCGACGACAAGGTTGCCCGTGTGCTGCGTGAGCAGCAAGTTGACGCCCAGCGCCTGCTTGAAGCGGTGCAGGGCGCGCTTGAGGCAGACGGTGAGCGCCTGCTGGATGCTGACGAGCGCCTGGTCATCGACTTGCAGATGCAGGAACTGGCCGAATTGATGAAAGGCACCGATGGCTATGCCCTCGAACAACAGACCAAGCGCCTTTCACAAGTAACCGATGCCTTTGCCGCCCGTCGTATGGACCAGACGGTGAAAGCCGCCCTGGCGGGACGCAACCTGAATGAAATTGAGGAATAA
- the fdx gene encoding ISC system 2Fe-2S type ferredoxin — translation MPQVIFLPHAEHCPDGMVVEAETGKSLLEVAHDNHIEIESACGGVNACTTCHCIIREGFNSLEEADELEEDYLDRAWGLEPTSRLSCQAKVGTEDLTVEIPKYSLNHAAEAPH, via the coding sequence ATGCCGCAGGTCATTTTTCTGCCACACGCCGAGCATTGCCCGGACGGAATGGTCGTGGAGGCTGAGACCGGCAAGTCCCTTCTCGAAGTCGCCCACGATAACCACATCGAGATCGAGAGTGCCTGTGGTGGCGTCAATGCCTGCACCACCTGTCACTGCATTATCCGCGAAGGTTTCAACAGTCTCGAAGAGGCCGATGAGCTGGAAGAGGACTATCTTGATAGGGCGTGGGGCCTGGAGCCGACATCGCGCCTGAGCTGTCAGGCGAAAGTGGGGACTGAAGACCTCACTGTCGAAATTCCGAAGTATTCGCTCAACCATGCAGCCGAAGCGCCGCACTGA
- the iscX gene encoding Fe-S cluster assembly protein IscX: MSLKWVDVQEIAILLADGYPDMDPYSVNFVALRDMVMALQGFEDERDRGGEKVLEAIQTAWKEEQD, from the coding sequence ATGAGTCTTAAATGGGTTGATGTGCAAGAGATCGCTATTCTGCTGGCCGATGGCTATCCGGATATGGATCCCTATTCCGTGAACTTTGTAGCTTTGCGTGACATGGTCATGGCCTTGCAAGGGTTCGAAGACGAGAGGGATCGCGGCGGTGAAAAGGTTCTTGAAGCTATCCAGACTGCCTGGAAAGAAGAACAGGACTGA
- the ndk gene encoding nucleoside-diphosphate kinase, translating into MAVQRTFSIIKPDAVAKNVIGEITTRFEKAGLKVVASKLKQLSKAEAEGFYAEHSARGFFGDLVAFMISGPVVVQVLEGENAIALNRELMGATNPKEAAAGTIRADFADSIDANAVHGSDSEAAAAREISYFFAATEVTTR; encoded by the coding sequence ATGGCTGTTCAACGTACTTTCTCCATCATCAAGCCTGACGCTGTTGCAAAAAACGTCATCGGCGAGATCACCACTCGTTTCGAAAAAGCCGGCCTGAAGGTTGTAGCTTCGAAACTCAAGCAACTGTCCAAGGCTGAAGCTGAAGGCTTCTACGCTGAGCACAGCGCTCGTGGCTTCTTCGGCGACCTGGTTGCCTTCATGATCTCCGGCCCTGTTGTTGTACAGGTTCTGGAAGGCGAAAACGCTATCGCTCTGAACCGTGAGCTGATGGGCGCTACCAACCCTAAAGAAGCTGCTGCCGGCACCATCCGTGCTGACTTCGCTGACTCTATCGACGCCAACGCTGTACACGGTTCGGACTCCGAAGCCGCTGCTGCTCGCGAAATCTCGTACTTCTTCGCAGCTACTGAAGTAACCACTCGCTAA
- the rlmN gene encoding 23S rRNA (adenine(2503)-C(2))-methyltransferase RlmN: MTTSTVKTNLLGLTQQEMEKFFDSIGEKRFRAGQVMKWIHHFGVDDFDAMTNVSKALRDKLKAIAEVRGPEVVSEDISSDGTRKWVVRVASGSCVETVYIPQGKRGTLCVSSQAGCALDCSFCSTGKQGFNSNLTAAEVIGQVWIANKSFGSVPATVDRAITNVVMMGMGEPLLNFDNVIAAMHLMMDDLGYGISKRRVTLSTSGVVPMIDELAKHIDVSLALSLHAPNDALRNQLVPINKKYPLKMLLESCQRYMATLGEKRVLTIEYTLLKDINDKVEHAVEMIELLKDTPCKINLIPFNPFPHSGYERPSNNAIRRFQDQLHQAGYNVTVRTTRGEDIDAACGQLVGQVLDRTRRSERYIAVRELSADSDLAQNAATRT, translated from the coding sequence ATGACTACATCGACTGTAAAAACCAACCTGCTGGGTCTGACTCAACAGGAAATGGAAAAATTCTTCGACTCAATCGGGGAGAAGCGTTTCCGTGCCGGTCAGGTAATGAAGTGGATTCACCACTTTGGCGTCGACGATTTCGACGCCATGACGAACGTCAGCAAGGCCCTGCGCGACAAGCTCAAGGCTATTGCCGAGGTTCGTGGTCCCGAGGTTGTCAGCGAGGACATCTCCAGCGACGGCACCCGCAAGTGGGTGGTGCGTGTGGCGTCCGGCAGTTGCGTCGAGACCGTCTACATTCCCCAGGGCAAGCGCGGCACATTGTGCGTTTCGTCCCAGGCAGGCTGTGCCCTGGACTGCAGTTTCTGCTCCACCGGCAAGCAAGGCTTCAATAGCAACCTCACCGCCGCCGAAGTTATCGGCCAGGTGTGGATTGCCAACAAATCCTTTGGCAGCGTCCCGGCAACCGTCGACCGTGCCATCACCAACGTGGTGATGATGGGCATGGGTGAGCCGCTGTTGAACTTCGACAACGTGATTGCGGCCATGCATCTGATGATGGATGACCTGGGCTACGGCATTTCCAAGCGCCGCGTAACCCTGTCGACCTCTGGTGTGGTACCGATGATCGATGAGCTGGCCAAGCACATCGACGTCTCCCTGGCGTTGTCGCTGCACGCACCCAATGACGCATTGCGTAACCAATTGGTACCGATCAACAAGAAGTATCCGCTTAAGATGCTGCTCGAATCCTGCCAGCGCTACATGGCGACCTTGGGCGAGAAGCGCGTGCTGACCATTGAGTACACCCTGCTCAAGGACATCAACGATAAGGTCGAGCACGCGGTCGAGATGATCGAGTTGCTCAAGGACACCCCGTGCAAGATCAACCTGATTCCGTTCAACCCGTTTCCCCATTCTGGCTACGAGCGGCCGAGCAACAACGCCATCCGTCGTTTCCAGGATCAACTGCACCAGGCAGGCTACAACGTTACCGTGCGCACCACCCGTGGTGAAGACATCGACGCCGCCTGTGGTCAATTGGTAGGACAGGTGCTGGATCGCACCCGTCGTAGCGAGCGTTATATCGCTGTGCGCGAACTGAGCGCCGACAGCGATCTGGCGCAGAACGCCGCGACACGAACCTGA